A window of Chlorobium phaeobacteroides DSM 266 genomic DNA:
TTTCCAAGGCGTGTCGCTTTTCCGATTGCAGCCATACTCAGGAATCGGGCTGCGCAGTACTTGCTGCAATTGCAAACGGGACGTTGCATGAAGAGCGATATGTCGGTTATCTGAAGCTCAGGAAAGAGTCGGAGTTCCATGAGATGTCGTATGTGGAGAAACGAAAAAAGGACCGGGCATTCGGACGCTTCATCAAAAACGCAAATAAAACGAAAAGATGAATGACTTCAACCGGAGAAAAAGCTTTCAGCGAAAGAAGTTCAATCACCTCTGTTTCCTGAATTCCCGGAGAAAATGTAACCATGGTCGCCACAAATCAATGAAATAAAGAGGGTTATGTGCAAACAACCCTCTTTATTTGCCTTAAACATAGTCACAGTAGTAACTATAACAAAAGGAGGCCCCCATGGCTTTTTCCGAGTTCTGAGTTGGGGGTAAGAACAGAAGAGAAGATGAGATGAGATCTCTCCCGATGGTCGAGATGACAAGAAAGGGCGTAAGTGATGACAAGAAAAGAAGCACAGTATCACAATCACACAAATTCGTTTCTTAATCCAAAGACAAGGCTGGATGTTGGTTCGGCCAAAGCCGAAACAACAAACAGCCTTAATTCTCTTTTCATAAAAATTCATGTTAATTCGTGGGCAACTCCCCCTCTTCATCCCCATTCGCTCTTAATCCAAAAACCGGCCGTTGTTTTTATCGGCGAAGCCAGAGAAAACCAACGGCCAATTTCCTTTCGTGCAAATTCGTGTAATTCGTGGGCGACTCCCCCTCTTCATCAGAGTATTTTCGCTATGGGATGTCCCCGAGGCACGCCATTCCTGTCCTTGACCCGGCATCGTTATAATTTTCCTGGAATTCAGGCTGTTTCGGATGTTACCGATAACTTATAAATCCTGTACATAAACCGAAGAATCGCATGATCATAAGAAAAGAAAACGCCTCAGATATTGACGCAATAAGTGAAGTTACGATGGCTGCATTCAAAACTCTTCCGATCAGCAATCATACGGAACAGTTCATTATTCATGCGCTGCGCGCTGCCGGTGCGCTGACGATCTCTCTTGTAGCGGAAATTGATGGCAGAATTGTCGGACATATTGCTTTTTCGCCTGTTGCGATATCAGACGGCACGAAAAACTGGTATGGCCTTGGACCAATTTCGGTTTTACCTGCATATCAAAAGCAAGGAATAG
This region includes:
- a CDS encoding GNAT family N-acetyltransferase — encoded protein: MIIRKENASDIDAISEVTMAAFKTLPISNHTEQFIIHALRAAGALTISLVAEIDGRIVGHIAFSPVAISDGTKNWYGLGPISVLPAYQKQGIGKALLQEGLSAIKRIGAQGCYLVGDPNYYKRFGFLSYPALIHEGVPEEVSLALPFTENTPQGIVMFNEGFLANG